A genomic window from Populus nigra chromosome 7, ddPopNigr1.1, whole genome shotgun sequence includes:
- the LOC133698155 gene encoding uncharacterized protein LOC133698155: MADERRVHPDCINASNPYHECVEYCFIKIAEAKARAEIKETEVVQAKGGIGWSSSQAPEQGEELDEERPDHEHSEDDDDRAVLDNVEGDVTQLTGRKKKLFELRLKMNEARKANQTAMVSEKKKMEAPSESRGISKQKWLEDRKKKIGKLLDANGLDMTKAYMLDTQEAAEAKYKKWEKDPAPFGWDVFNQKTLYNAYKKRTKNVDVDLEEYNKMKEADPEFYREASSLQYGKAPKTSEDKIERMVKELKDRDENRKSFSRRRRFRDEKDIDSINDRNEHFNKKIERAFGKYTLEIKNNLERGTALPD, from the exons ATGGCTGATGAAAGGAGAGTGCATCCTGATTGCATAAATGCGTCGAATCCTTACCACGAATGTGTCGAATATTGCTTTATAAAAATCGCAGAAGCGAAAGCACGTGCGGAGATTAAAGAgacag AAGTTGTGCAAGCTAAAGGTGGAATTGGTTGGTCCAGTTCACAAGCTCCTGAGCAAGGTGAAGAGCTTGATGAAGAAAGACCAGATCATGAACATTCGGAAGATGATGATGACCGTGCTGTACTGGATAATGTGGAGGGAGATGTTACACAACTTACTGGGAGAAAGAAAAAGTTGTTTGAGTTGAGACTTAAGATG AATGAGGCAAGAAAAGCCAATCAAACTGCTATGGTatctgaaaaaaagaaaatggaagctCCTTCAGAATCAAGGGGCATTTCTAAACAGAAATGGCTAGAGGACAGGAAGAAAAAGATAGGCAAACTTCTAGATGCAAATGGCTTGGACATGACAAAGGCATACATGCTAGACACACAAGAGGCAGCAGAGGCAAAATACAAGAAATGGGAGAAGGATCCTGCTCCATTTGGTTGGGATG TTTTCAATCAGAAGACACTATACAATGCATATAAAAAACGGACCAAGAATGTTGATGTTGACCTAGAAGAATATAACAAAATGAAAGAAGCTGATCCCGAGTTCTACCGTGAAGCCTCAAGCCTTCAATATGGAAAG GCTCCTAAGACTTCCGAGGACAAGATTGAAAGGATGGTAAAGGAACTCAAGGACCGGGACGAGAATCGGAAGTCATTTAGCCGAAGGAGGAGATTCCGAGATGAGAAGGATATTGACTCAATCAATGATCGTAATGAACATTTCAACAAGAAAATTGAGCGTGCCTTTGGTAAATACACACTGGAGATCAAGAATAATCTTGAGCGAGGAACTGCATTGCCTGACTAA